The Tigriopus californicus strain San Diego chromosome 10, Tcal_SD_v2.1, whole genome shotgun sequence region TTGCCACGTGCCTCCTCAAATTCCCGGCAACAGAACTCGCCCCGGTGGGCAGAAGGCAACCTGGACCGTACCTGACGGCTGTGGAGGGCATCTGCAAGGGAGAATCTATCCACCCTTGGCGTACTGCGCTACTCCAGGAGCGCCGACCAGAACTTGGGGTTATCGACGCCCCCTGTCTTTGCTAGGAGACGCTCTCCTGAGAGATTGCCGCAAATAAGCCACAGAATTGTGGTTCAATGTTGGTTTTGATGCGCCaagggaggagaaagaggtTGAACCATGTTGAGAGGGCAGACCAAACTGATTCTGTAGATGTGGAGGACAAGCGATGGGTGAAGGGAAAGCCTGAGTACCTGTCCACCATCACAACAAACGTCTGTCCCTTGAAGTCAAAGAGGTCGAATGCCACGGCGTCCGTGGGGCGCGCCGCCGCCTCTTGGAGGATTGGTTCTGCCTCCTGGGATGGCAAGGCCGCCACACACTCTGCGCAAGACGCCACGCAATTCTTGATGTTGTTGCGAATACATATAGCTGATTAACCAGCTCCGTCGTCTTGTTACGCTGGAGTAGGCAGCGTAAAGCAAGTCAACCAAAGCCAGACGAGCAGGCCGTGGAACGAACAATCATTCTCCGGCCAGGAGGCCGCCGCCCTCCACCAGGAGTTCGGGGAAAATTCCTGCATTGATGGAGAGCTCAGAGAGGATGGCGGTAAACTTAAGCTTGATGAGGTCAACAAGCTAGCAGTACTCATTGTCGACGATGTCAGCTATCAGCTGGAGAGAGGGATCGTCCACCAAGACGGCCGCCCAGAGACCCAAGTTATCATCCATGTTGGTTGACGGACAAAAGACGGGATAGCGGCTCAGAGCATCTGCAATAAGATGGCGCTTGCCAGGCGTCCACGTGACTGAGAATTGGTACTGTGCCAAGTTCTCTCTGAGCCTCTGGAGCCGTGGATTATGAACAGCCGAGAGGGACCTCCTGATAACTCCCAGCAGCGGCCTGTGGTCTGTTGTAACAAAAACCCTCACAAGCAGAAACTGCATTTTATTACCATTAACGCAGTAATACAAGATACTTATCTTCTCAGCTATTCCTAGCTAATATAATACTAAATACAATGGTAGATATATTAAGCGCTAGCTAATATTACAGAAATAGCGGGATAGCGGAGCAACGATTTTAGAACCCTCCTATTGAATCATACACCGCATAAAATAGGCATGACGGTCAATCCACAGCCCACCACACCACCGCAATTTCGAGCTCAACAGCGGCATAATTCTTCTAGACTGGAGATAAGGAGCAGCTCCCGCATTGGATTAGACGTGGGCGCCCTTCAGACTTTTGCTGGATGAGGACTTAACCCAGACCGTACATGTTGGAGGGGTTGGTCATCAGCtctgtgggcagggttggGTTGAAAGGTTTGACCACGTGGTTGGAGGTTGTCAAGTCATGAAGATGGTGAATAGTTGACTGATTTATTGTACGGGAAAGGAGAGGTTTAAATAGAATTGAATTAATTATTGCGAGTATGAATGGTGGTTAAGAGAGAGCAAGAGTAACGACATAACAGAGGCAAGGATGGCCTTGGCCCGTTGGAACTCCTCCTCTTGTTCCTCCAACCACAACCACGCCGAGGACGCCTTCAACAATCTCCGTAGTTTGACAGTGGCTTGTGCAAAATTGGGGAGAAACAAGGCAAGTTGATTGGCAAGTCCCAAGAATGACCTGAGCCCCGTCAAGTTCTTGGGCGTCGGGAAGGCAGAGATAGCCTTTACCTTGGCGGAGTCAGGCTTCATACCGGCGGCCAAGACCACAAAGCCGGCGAAGGATTGTCGTGGATTGCCAACTTGTCGAGGCTCAATGTTATCCTTGCTTCGAAACAGATATTGAAGACAACTTGCAGGCGCTTGAGGAGCTCTTTTTATGACATAGCCTGCAACAATATGTCAGTGACTATTTTAGCCAGCCATCCCCTCCTGATATACTCTCCTCAAGACACTGCCTCCTTCGCCGGCTTTGTGGTCTTGGCCGCCGGTGTGAAGCCATCGCAAATTTCTAGAGCaatttctacttttttctaccattttctaccattcGAACAACCTCATTGAAAGTATGAGTACTTGTTGGGTGATTCTATCTCAACCCGGTTTATCTCCTTAGTTCGAGAAAAGACCCTTAATCAAACACATCTGGTTTGGCCAATTGGCAAACAGGCCGGGTTGAAACCAAAAATGCTGCCTCATCCTATCCCAAATATACCACTTGGAACTAGCGATTTTTCGTGGTGAATctagttaaaaaaaacctatGAGTACGTTCCTATCTCCACTATCAAATCTCATTTCTATTGCCAGTGTCTGGGCGACAACTTCTATAAATCAGTGGCAAATAAGTTACCCTTTTAATAGAATATTATGTAGAATCTCTTGCAGCGTGGAATCCTTTTACTATTGGGAAAAAGGCCCGTAAGGGGAATACTGAGAGCCAGTATGTAGTGTAAGGACCAACTGACGGCTTTTTCTTACCCCGAGAAGTCACTAGCCTTCCATGGAGCATTGCAAATTATGTTTAGCAACCTACCATTTAACTGATCATTTGCCTGAATGCTATTGTGTTTTATGGGGAACACAAATCTTTTCCAAATGTTGATCAATACTTATTAAAGTGGCCAATGCGAATGCCTTTGATAACTGGAGTGTAGGAAAAAGAGACCTGATTTAATTGGGTATATTGACTTTATTGTATCCGGTAATCATGACTCCAACCAAACATTGACTGTTGCCAATCATTGGTCTGTGGGAACCACTGAATGCAAATTGAATCCCCACAGACTTCCGACTGAACTATCATCCTCCGTGCTCACCCATGTGTGATGATTTAAGAGCTACGGTTTCATTGTAGTTTCTGCTTGGATGAAGGATCATGATCCTCAATACTCAAGTTATTGAGATGCAAAAATACATATCATTTAAATACTCTATTGTTCACGGGCGTCCTAGAAGCTGTTGGTGGGAAACAAGTTGGTTTCAGTAGTGACAGATTCCTCTTCATAACTCTCCTCTAGGAGCTCATCAATATCTGGGATCAACTGTAGTGGATCCGTATTAGAATGGTACCGTTTGTAGGGCAGTCCGTTCTTGCGAATGAGGAACTTTTCAAAGTTCCACTTGATATCCTTGGCATTGAGTGGACTCCACCAAAGGCTttcctttggccaaaattgctTCCAAGGAGGTGGACAAACATTCTGCAAACACAACCATCGGCGACTGTTAAACTAAAGGACCAGGCACAAGTTTATTCAACACCCAAACTTTACCGTAAGATGATCGAAAAGTGGATGGTTGTCGTCTCCATTGACATCCACCTTCCACGTTAGAGGGAACTTGGCCTCGTACGGATAACCTTGCTGGAGACCAGGTCTCACATATTTCATGCCATTGAGAATCTCAGTGGCATTGGCCCCAGGCTCCTGCTTCCCAAATTGATTGCAAGGGAACGCCAGGACCCGGAAATCAGAGTTCTTTCCATACTTATCAACCAATGCATTCAGTGTATAGTATTGAGGGGTAAACCCTCAGTAAGAGGCCACATTTACCACCAACAAGACCTAGGTACGATGAAACCTCTTGAAATTATGTCTGTTAATCTCATCTCATGAGTGCATTCTGGGTCCTTACCTTGCCGGTGTAATCAGCCAAAGAGATGTTTGAGGTCCTCTCGATGTCCTCCGCGAAATACTCAGGCTTATAGATCCTTTCGTCGTCATTTGGAGTGCACAACTCGAATTTGATGCTCTCAGTTTGCGACAACTTAGTTTCAGATACATGGCTCAATGCCAAGAGCGACAAGGCAGCCGTAAAAAACCATGCCATGATGGCAACTCCTCTCAATTCTTCCTTATTTACTGAGCAATTTGAAACCGTCTTCCTCTGTGACGGACTAACTTGAACTAAAATCCTTGACGTTGAGTTCACAAGGCTTTATGTGAGGATGACGATGCCATGCACGGCTGAATCTCCTGATCAAACTTAATCACACCGAGTAAGGCAGAGTGAATCTGCTTCCAAGAACAATGAGGAATTTTCAACAATGATGTGGCATTGTGTAAATCCCAGTTGTGTGGACTCAACGTAGCAACAGATAATAGGCCATGCATTCAAAATCTAGTAGCATTTCCCACAGTGTAACATTTTACTGGGGACGTGTAGCGACGTGGTAATGTCGATTGTTTTGTAACGTTCAGCATTGGCAGGAACTGGTTTGATGACATTTCCAACGCTGCAACACTTGAATGGGATTGTCTGTCTCACTTTTGCTTTTCACTCATGTTTGTTGACGAATCGAGATCATTACAAAGTAAAAAGTGCCATTTCAAAAACGCCATTCATTGTCTGTTCCATTAAATTCAAAGTAGCCATATGATTTTATTTGGAGTTAAGAGCTATCCATTCGTTCGTTTTATATATAGTTGGGTTTTTGAAACGATGGCCAGGTTATTAGGGTTATTAGGGACAGTACTGTAAGGATATATCATCAACGATAATCCAGTAAGACCGTCATATAACTACACATGCACGTTCGTATGTTACTGTAGTAGTAATTAAAGGAGGGCAATTTACGTAAAAGGTTCACTCAGCATAACTGTGCACACATAATattttcaacaagtttttcACTGACATTCAGTCATGCtaactttttaaaataaaatgtaATCGAAGTAAGGATTGTAATGAAAGGGGCTTAAAGTAGATATGTGTGAATGAAATCGCCTCGCTAGGAAACAATTTGACAATGACAAGTCCTCAGAACAAAGCTTGATCGTTCTTTAAATGAGAGTTGACTAAAAAGGCGCGCAAAAATcagaaagaatgaaaatttgcTGTACAAATACGAGAATGCATAGAACAAAAATCACGCATCTTGAATTCCCGACACAAATTGGCAAAGCGAGAACGTTCCACCAAGCAATAACTAaaaggtacgtacgtacgtactcgttGGGTGGGTACATTTGAAGTCAAACAGGTTTCGACAATACATCTTTTATTTAGCCAAGGCGCATTTTCTGAGCAAGCACCTCAAGGTCCCTACAACCACACAAGATCTCTCTCGAAAAAATGGAATCTGTTCGAAACGGTTCAATTACGAAGTCAGTCATCAGGAGCTTTTATTCCTTGTTCAATTACCGGGTGCGACATGACAAACCGAAAAGAGCTAATCAAAGCTTTGACCCATTTTCCTTCGCAAATTACAATAACGCCGAAGAATTGGGCGCCAGATATGCAACTTGAAGTGATATTAGCAATTATGTGGTCAACATAACTCAGGGAGAGGCAACGAATGAGCTGAGGTTTGCAATTAGTTCAGGAACTTACTAGTTATGTTGGCATTGCTCTGAAAATTGACTTGGAGTTAAAGGAAGCAACTCAATGTAAAATGAGCATTTGACTGTGCTTACATTACAGTTTTACTCTTTCTGATACTGAGTCCATTCCacaattaattttcaaattagcttCTACTGATGTCCAATTTGATAAAATCTTGCACCAATAAAGTTTTCATCTAATGTAGGATTTTTATAATCAGTGAGTACAAGCTGTGATCAGAGGGTTGAGACTTCTACAACCAACGAATCCAATCACTACCCCATACTTACACTCATCAAGACCCCTACACCGGGCTTGGAAAAGTGACTCACAGATCACCAAGACCTTTGGCTGACACttcaaaattgctcaaaagaTCATTGGGGCCTTCGAGACCAATAACGGTAAAACAGAGTGCAAAATGGGGGATTGCTGGCCCTCAAGCAAAATGATCCTTACTTGAAGCTTACATGAAAAAATTACAAGGAAAAGAGGCCAATTCTAGAATTGACAAAATGTGCTCCTTCGAACGGTGTCAACTGCAGTCTAATCAAAGCAATTTTGTATGAGGAGAGTTAAACGCCTCAAAGTGGAATCGGATTTTTGGTGTACCATGTATGTAGTCAGCGTTCAAAGGTATCTTTAAGAAAGGTTGGGACAGAGAATGGAATTAGAGACGTCTTTTTTGTTAGGACACTGCACAAACCACTATGCTTCGTCTCCTTCCTATCTTTTGCTCTTTACAAGCATTATGCAATCTTGATTTGGTATGGGTTCCCACTAAGAACCGAACGAAAAGGAACGATCTCAATCTACGGTACCTGTCTCCCTTGTCAGAAAAGTTATTGTTTCATTCAGTTTTTTAGTTTTGCTTTTCTCCGACGATTTTTTGTTGGATTTTCTTCTCGACCTCTTCAAAGAAATTAAACGACGCATATTCATTATACCAATAGACGAAGAACCACTTTGCAACGGTATGTTTACTATATCGGAAACCGAAAAAACAGCAACTTGATTGTGCTCGTTCTTTAAGGCAATTATTACTAAATGACAAATGTGCCTCTAAATTAGGGGTTCAGTGCGCACTTTCTATTCAAGTCAAATATGCAACGATTTCCGGTATTGGTTTGCATTAAACGTTTGCTGCATCTAATTTGCTCACTAATGAGATATTACAACACCTCATGCATCGTTGCTCAAAATGTTAACTTCGACCGATAATCATGAATGGATGTGTTGATAATTCAGTGTTACCTATGTCAAATCCTTTGGCAATGAATGTGGTCAACTTTCCTCTTATTGGTATATGAATTTAAAACAGAACTGATTCTCACGTCTTAAAAATAACGCAAGTAATCTTTCCAAAAAGACGCACGTGCATAGATATTGGCGAGCACAATAGAGAAGTGAAAAGATCTGGGATTTtatactagtgcgccctctggtccTACCACGAAGTAAGGGTCACCACGCCTTTACTTATGCTCAGGTGCtagcaccaaatatttttatatttatagCATATAATTTCCGGGATTTCCGGGTGGGAGGGATTTCTGGGATAATCCCGTGACCAAGCCTGACCCTGATCATCAATCCTTGCTTCTTCCGAGCAAATTCAGGAAATTCACTTCCCATCTCTCTCAAGAAGATGAATCTGACTCTCACTCAGCAAGACGAGGAAAAGTCTTCTACATACACAAATAGAAGACACAACCTCCTGACATCCACCACTTGCTACCAAGAAAATTTCCTCTCTCCTCGAGCATGGCCtagccatagatttctaaACACTGGATGTctgacgaccgaccactcggctggtaaaacagtacaatggatgatCTTCTGGCCTAgcacaaaaggaaaataaatccTAGAAATGTTAAACACACTGCACTAGTTATTGCACTGACAAAATGTGAAAGTTTGACcccggacttctagaaatatggactgtgNNNNNNNNNNNNNNNNNNNNNNNNNNNNNNNNNNNNACGATGTCAAAAGCtgatgtagctgaccaagaacaggcccagattcgaattttatgtattgtttactacataactttgagcaTGAGTTCCCTAAGCCCGCCTACGGGTCTCTTTCGCAATAGTAAAAAGATTCCGCGTTGCTAGAGGTTCTATATAATACTCTATCAAAAGGATAACCTATTTGCCACTGATTTATAGAAGTTACATAGAAAAGAAATGTGGAACAGAAGCGATTTTTGACAAGTATCAGAAAGAAAACATCATTTGTCATTCTGTGATTCAAAACCAACTAGAAACTTGAATATAATTCACGAGGTAAATGTCAGGGAGGAAATGAATACAACCGTTGCATCAGTCGAATTGGTAGTCAAATTCATATTCAATATATGAGCAACTCTGTGAGTTGAAAAAAACTTGTGCCAGTGGATTTATGTCCATTCTCCAAGATCACAATCTGGCCTTGAATTCTATTGACGCACAATATCCCGCTAGTATAATTTGTGCCATGAATATAAGGATACTCTCCACACAAGTTGTATTTGGAGgcattcaaaagttttttctGAGGTGGCACCTCGTTCCCAATCCACACTTTTATGAACCGACCTCTATCACCACAACAGTCTCGACGACCAAGAAAGAGAAGACGACTCACAAAAAACCTTGCACCCAAATCCACAGCAAACCAATGCTTACTTAAGGTAGAGTCGTCAGCACTATTCCAAAAATTCATATCAATAACTCCATCAACCACACCAGGGCCTTGATCGAACCGTTCGATCGCAGAACAAGGATAAGTTACTTTATTGAGCGCCAGATTGTCGCCCAGATACTGGCAATAGAAATGAGATTTGATAGTGGAGCTGGGAACGGACTCATAGGTTTTGTTAACTGGATTCACCACGAAAAATCGCTCGTTCCAAGTGGTATATTTGGGATAGGATGAGGCAGCATTTTTGGTTTCAACTCGTCCTGTTTGCCAAACCAGATGTGTTTGATTAAGGGTCTGTTCTCGAACTAAAGAGATAAACCGAGTTGAGATAGAGTCACCCACCAAAGTACTCATACTTTCAATGAGGTCGTTCGAATCTTCAACTGGCAAAGTTCCTCCATGGCTCAAACATTCTAGTTGAGCGTCTTCAATGCCCATGGATACATTAACGAGCATTAGAAACAACACTTTCGTGCGAAGGTAGAAAAAAACGTTAAATCCGGCCGAGGCAGCTTTTGCAGCTACATTTGATACTGAAGCCTTCCGGAAGCGGTAGAAGACCAACTTTTCCGAAGTTGGTTCAATTATATCCACAATATCCCAATATCCATTTCGTGAATACGAGAATGGACTATGGTTAAGAATTAGTTCACAATTATTGTTTTCTGCATTTGTCAGAAATCGGTCCCCTCGGCAATTCTGGTTGACTGCACACATGGAATGGCAGACCAATTTAGAGGACACTGTTATGGCCTTTGAAGCTTGAACATCCTCAAACAATGTTAGGCAAAATAGGGCACCGCAAAGGAACCGTTGATTTTTAGGCATTTTAGACGGAGGGAGAGCGACAAATGGTTTGATAAAACTGTGTTTTCCAGATTCCTACTATCAATTGCTTTGCATGATgacaaattaaaaaatgcaGCAAGGGATTCAAAAAGTGCACATCGTTTACTATTTTCTACCtgaatggcaattccaaaCAGGGTTGCTAAGAAAACCTTTAACGAAGGAATTGTCATGATACGGCGCGGAGACTAAATTacttttgagggccaaataatgaCTAAGAAGTTTTTTAACTcaccaaataatttattttcacacaCCActaaataatttattttcacacaCCACCAAATAATTTCATTACTTCAAAATCTGTGGAATCAAAAGGCCCTGAAGTTGTTTCCCAACTTGGACCCCTAAATTTGCTGTTTTGCCTGTAAAGTATTGAAATTCTATTTgaatttttaggaaaagcttcAGTGTTTGCTAAGAAGGCAAGCAGTAATCATGTGGGGATTAGAAAATAGCTAGTGTAttgcaacaaacaaaaaagattgagACGATGCGGAATTCAggatttaaaggaggtgcaaaggGTGTCCTTTACAATACATCTTAAAAAGTATctatgagctttttcctcaaccataATTCCGAATTAATTGaagtgaatgtcaaggtttatACTTTTGAGCCCTCTAATCCATTCCCCCATACACACACATGCATCAATATTAGAGGTTCTGAGAAAAAAATTAGGCTGACAAGAaccttaaaaaaataaaattaatttagaataaaaaaattaatccTCCGAGCCCTTGACTCATGATTCTTGAGGTAGTGATCCTCTGAGAACGTAAAATCATGTGCCGACGGTGGAAGCATTTTTATGCTAGAAGAGGACCCATTTCGAATTTCTTTCTTGGTTCAACAATTCGTGTTTGTATGTTACGATAACCAATGGACAATGCAAAAGTGAAGTGGGTGCAATAACTGTTTTATCAACGTATCAATTCTCGAGAAacataagaaaatgaaagcacAAGCAAAGTTCCCTAAATCAAGCAACAATGAATTAAGAAACGAATGCAATTCATAAAATAGCGTCATAAAATATCAGAAGTACCATTGTAATTCTTGAAAATACTCATGAAGCAAAGTGATAGCCTCAACACTGAGGAAAAGTTTGCCCGAATACCAGGATCTTAAGAGTGAAGTTCATTGGTACAAAAGCTATAGGAATAACCCtgggaaaaaatgataagAGCTCAGATGTACATAATAGGCTACATCAAAAATACAATaagaaaacacattcaaacacGTAATTACTACTTCCTAAGAGTAACCCTTATTCAAATAGATATTGTGTCAACTGTTACAAAATGTAGGCTCATAAATGCATTTAAATTGAGGTCCTTTGTATTATTTACCAAAAACTAATTATTTTGTATAtaatttacttgtaaagtccatcgtttcaaagttatgttgtcaaaagctgatgcagctgaccaagaacaggccgaagattcgaattttatttattgtttactTGATAACTTGAACCATGAGTTCCCTAAGCCTAGGTTTAGGTTCAAATTTGACCCATTTAATCTtatcaacaagatcttgtgatcgTTTTTCCATTCATTGTTGCTTGATTTAGGGAACTTTGCTTgtgctttcattttttagtttCCCGAAAATTTATACCTTGATAAACCAGTTATTGCACCCACTTCAATTGTACTTCACTAAGTGCAACCATCCACTTTTCGATCATCTTACGGTTAAGTTTGGGTGTTGAATAAACTTGTGCCTGGTCATTTAGCTTAACAGTCACTGATGGTTGTGTTTGCAGAATGTTTGTCCACCTCCTTGGAAGCAGTTTTGGCCAAAGGAAAGCCTTTGGTGGAGTCCACTCAACGCCAAGGATATCAAGTGGAACTTTGAACTTCAACCAGTGCCGTAAAAAATCCCGTAAAATTACTTTAGTAATTGGTTGGCGTTGAATTGGGGCCTTTCCGTACAAGTTTTTGACTCCTTGAAGCAGAcattgaattgattgattttcaagtGGATCGCTAAACCCGTGAAACTTGTGGACAGCTCCTACGGCGGCTGAGGCCAATACAACAAGGGACATGGTTTCCTTGGTTGTGGCATGGTCAGGTAGGTAGTACTCCACAGTTTGACCGTTAGCAGGTAAATCTATCACCATAGGCAAGGAACACCAGGATTGGAATGATTGAAAAGCGCAAGATTAAATCGATCAGGTGGATAGTTGTTTGGAATACAGCCTAAGTGACAGAGTTTTTTCTGCGGCTGATTTCATTGAAGAGGGGGAGAGTGAAGAATGGACGTggaagttgaaaaatgaagttgGCTGGCGAGACAATAAACGGAAACGTGCAGGCTGTGATTTATACACTTTGTTTCGCGAATGAGCCGTCCAAGCTTTCCGGTCCACAGCATAGTTGCCTAAAACGATGAAGTGCAAGAATCACATCCACCAGTTGAGCATGCGTCTTGATGCAGTCAACTACGAAGTGGGGCAGCCGTATTCCCGCCAAACTCCAACGCCAATGTAGCAAAGGGGGTAAATCCGGAAAAGTTTGGGCTGATGACGTTGATGCATTTGCGGTAATACGGGTGGAAAGTGGTACCCCGCGTGAATACATTGTTAAAATGAACTCCGTCTGCACAAACAATCAACCAGCCGGACATTGTTCTCCAGAAGGGTAAGATCAGAACCCCGCTTGCTCGATCATTGATTATTTTGTAAATAGTTGATCCTATCTCGGATACGGGAGGATGAGCAAAGCAAAGCCCTAAGTCGGACCAGGGGTGAGAAAATGCATCTCGGAATTGGGCAAGGTCGGATGCTAGGATAAACGCAAAATGCGGTGTTCGAAAGTTAAGGTCGGAAGGAAACAAGTCGAAATCGAAAGTACGAGAGCATATggtttgcaaatattgaaaGGACATTTCGTCTATACCAAAATCATCCCGATCAATGGCTCTGTAGAAATCGTCCGCCAGCTTGATCCGAGGGTCAGCCCTGGGGCGCCAAACTACGTGGCAATTAATGCTGAGCCGTTTTGCTTCTCGGTATATTGTTAGGGCAAGAGTCTGCAAGTTTGCCGACTTCAAGCCTTTCAACATTATTCTTTCGACACTCAAGGAATCTGTCCAATGGACCATAGTTTTGTTGGACAATTGGTTTTTATGGCATGAGAGTATTAACAAAAGGCATTGAGAGCTCTCGCCATGAGCTACTCTGAGATCTTTCTGTAAGAGAGAACTCTTGCACTGCCAGTTTAAACCC contains the following coding sequences:
- the LOC131888752 gene encoding glutathione peroxidase-like → MAWFFTAALSLLALSHVSETKLSQTESIKFELCTPNDDERIYKPEYFAEDIERTSNISLADYTGKVLLVVNVASYUGFTPQYYTLNALVDKYGKNSDFRVLAFPCNQFGKQEPGANATEILNGMKYVRPGLQQGYPYEAKFPLTWKVDVNGDDNHPLFDHLTNVCPPPWKQFWPKESLWWSPLNAKDIKWNFEKFLIRKNGLPYKRYHSNTDPLQLIPDIDELLEESYEEESVTTETNLFPTNSF